GCCTCCGGCTACAATGATGGCGCTACGTTCCATGATCACGAATTAACCGATAAATGAGTTACGATCGAAATGTGCTGAAAGCGCAAAGCCGCGGATCATGGACCCACGGCTTCGTTCAGAGTTAATTATCCCGATCAGATGATCAACATCGCATCGCCATAGCTGAAGAAACGATACTTCTCCTTCATGGCCACTTTGTAGGCGTTCCAAACATGGTCATATCCACCGAATGCAGCTACTTGCATCAAGAGCGTGCTTTCTGGCATATGGAAGTTGGTGATCATGCTATCCGCGATACTGAAATCATATGGCGGGAAGATGAATTTGTTGGTCCATCCGTTGTATGGATTCAACTGGTTCTCCGTGTTCACGCTGCTTTCAATGGCGCGCATCGTGGTGGTACCTACACAACATACCCGCTTCTTGTTCACGATCGCTTTGTTCACGATCTTACACGCTTCTGGCGTAATAATGGCCTGCTCGGAGTCCATTTTATGCTTGGTCAGATCTTCAACTTCCACTGGGCGGAACGTGCCAAGACCTACATGTAAGGTTACTTCGGCGAACTCCAGTCCTTGCAGTTCCATCCGCTTCATCAGCTCACGGCTGAAATGAAGACCAGCGGTTGGTGCTGCTACAGCGCCTTCTTCTTTGGCGTAGATCGTTTGGTAGCGCTCGGCATCACTAGGCTCAGTTTCGCGTTTGATGTAGCGAGGCAAAGGTGTTTCACCCATTTCGGTGATCGCGGCTTTGAATTCCTCGTAGGTGCCATCGAACAAGAAACGCAAGGTGCGGCCACGGCTGGTAGTGTTGTCGATCACCTCCGCTACAAGTTCATCGTCCTTACCGAAGTACAATTTGTTACCGATACGGATCTTGCGAGCAGGATCAACGATCACATCCCACAACAGGCTTTCGCGGTTCAATTCGCGCAGCATGAAGACCTCGATCTTCGCTCCTGTTTTTTCCTTGTTGCCCCACATACGTGCAGGGAATACGCGGGTGTTGTTCAGGATGAAGGTGTCGCCTTCATTGAAATAATCAAGGATGTTCTTGAATTTCTTGTGTTCGATCTTCCCGTCCTTGCGGTGCAGAACCATCAATTTGGCGCCGTCGCGATCTTTGGTTGGATATAGGGCGATCTGCTCCTTTGGCAGATCGAATTTGAATGATGCTAGTTTCATGAATTTTGCGGAGCTTACAGGCTCCCGCTGCTTATTTGGGGGGCCGAAGATAATATCATAACTGCGCCGAGGTCAAAAAGGTTGACCAGCAGGTGGTAAGAACAGGTGTGTCGGGCTTGGAGGCCTATTTCACAACGGGGCGATCAATTGCGTCCATTCAAACGGATGTCGGGCGTCGGAAACGGAAAAGTCGCCGATATGCGTGCGCCGCAATGCGCTGAGGTATGCGCCACAACCGAGTTCCTGACCAATGTCGTGGGCCAAGGATCGGATGTAAGTGCCTTTGCTCACATGTACCTCGAAATCGACCTCGTTGTCGCGGATTCCAGTTACTTCCAGCTTGGATATCAATACTTTAACCTCTGGAAAATC
The nucleotide sequence above comes from Flavobacteriales bacterium. Encoded proteins:
- the queA gene encoding tRNA preQ1(34) S-adenosylmethionine ribosyltransferase-isomerase QueA; translated protein: MKLASFKFDLPKEQIALYPTKDRDGAKLMVLHRKDGKIEHKKFKNILDYFNEGDTFILNNTRVFPARMWGNKEKTGAKIEVFMLRELNRESLLWDVIVDPARKIRIGNKLYFGKDDELVAEVIDNTTSRGRTLRFLFDGTYEEFKAAITEMGETPLPRYIKRETEPSDAERYQTIYAKEEGAVAAPTAGLHFSRELMKRMELQGLEFAEVTLHVGLGTFRPVEVEDLTKHKMDSEQAIITPEACKIVNKAIVNKKRVCCVGTTTMRAIESSVNTENQLNPYNGWTNKFIFPPYDFSIADSMITNFHMPESTLLMQVAAFGGYDHVWNAYKVAMKEKYRFFSYGDAMLII